aaaacagacacacaccattTCATCCTCTGGATGCTGCATTTACTCATCTGTTGAACCCTTGTAGCCTCTGGAATCAGCCCTGAAGAGCGCACTGAAGGGAGATCTGGAGGATGTCGTGCTGGGTCTGCTGAAAACACCAGCCCAGTATGATGCCCAGCAGCTGAAAATGGCAATGAaggtacacacactcacacaaaaacacGTATCACTAAAATGGAAGCACTGACACCAAGATATACCCCTTAGAAACTCTTAGAAAGTACTTgaatacatttgttttaaatgctgtggTATCACCATGATCTCTTATTGTTGGTGCATAATGATATCCACCCACTTCCACATATTCATCCATTGTTTATTAAAAGGAGGTGGCTAaaaggtgtgtgtttgaatTAGGTTTGAAGCATTAAGGGTCTTtctgttttcatctttttatcGATACATCTCTTTCTCAGGGACTGGGAACAGATGAGGACACCCTGATAGAGATTTTAGCTTCCCGAAACAACAGGCAGATCCTGGACATAAAGAAAGTCTACAAGGAAGGTTTGTGCTAGCAAAGTTTAAACAACAATCTTCAGTTTCCAGAAGCCAGTATTTGGAGGTAACAGCGACACAAGTGTCAGTGGGAAACGCTTTCATACCGcttttgtgatttctttgctAAGAATTCAAGAAAGAGCTGGAGGAAGACCTCAGGTCTGATACTAGTGGAGACTTCAGGGCAGCCCTCATTTCACTCTGCAAGGTACTTGAGTTTCTACACTTGTTTTCTGACCTGTATCTGGTATTTCATTTGCTGTTCTGTAACCGGATCTTTACCACAATCATTTATTCTCTTAAGTTCTAAAGCAACATAACACTCCTCACTGTAGCTTGGAAACTAAGCTGTTTATAAAAAGCAAACTTACTCCATAgtgacacacatacatgtggaCACACTTGAACTCACATTTGGGCATTTTACAAACTCAGTTcccattttaaataaagtttaaagccACAGTTTGATTAAATGGTGAGAAATACAAAGCTTTCCTGGTGTATTAATTTTATACTGAACATTTTTTTGTGCTTACTGTGCTTTTTTAAGCTCCTCCCACTATCTGATTTATTATGGAACTAATTTAGTACGGcgtttttattcataaagtaCGTGTGACTTACAGCATGGAAGCTGCTTCAGTTTCATTCAGCACAGTGAtcatgtgtgtttctttgtatcACAGGCTGCCAGGACTGAAGGAGTTTGTGAACAACTGATTGACAGTGATGCCAGGGCTCTGTACGAGGCCGGAGAGGGCAGGAAGGGCAAAGACTGCTCCGTCTTCATCGACATCCTAACCAGCAGGAGTGCCATTCATCTCCGTCAAGGTTTGCTAGCTTCTTATCCTGTTAAGTATATTTTGAAGTGTTAGCTCTGACAGCTCCTTGTCAGAGGAGTAATCTCTACTTCTTCTACTTCAGTATTTGATAGGTACAAAAAGTACAGCAAAGTGGATGTGGCCAAAGCTATCGACCTGGAACTGAAGGGAGATATTGAGAATTGTCTCACAGCAGTCGGTAAAGTCAGAAACCTCCACTAACTCCATTGTTTTGGCATTAAATCAGCATCTTGCAGGCAGACTGGATTCAAACTAACTCCTTTTTTACTATCCACAGTGAAGTGTGCTGGAAGCAGACCTGCCTTCTTTGCAGAGAAACTCTACTTGGCCATGAAGGTACAGCATATGTAGGCTACTACTGCTACGACTTAACAGTCACTCACAAGCGGATAAAAGTACAATTGGTAGAAGTAGCCTGTTATTTTGCTGAAGCCTTTGTCAGTTGAAAACTCCAGATGGCTGTTGATAAAGGAAGACCCCCCGCCGCAGATAAAGTAAACTAGATTTGTCTTTCAATGATCTAAATGTTAAATCATGCGTGTTCTACCATGTAGAAGTTGACTGTCATGTGTGAGCAGTGGCGAGCAGGGtgaacccaaatgcagaactccaaCACAGGACTGACTGTCGCTGaaggtttattt
This sequence is a window from Archocentrus centrarchus isolate MPI-CPG fArcCen1 chromosome 9, fArcCen1, whole genome shotgun sequence. Protein-coding genes within it:
- the anxa1a gene encoding annexin A1a produces the protein MSFIQAFLQQSVYLGMPDDSALKNEGTVKPAPNFNASGDAAVLDKAIKTKGVDENTIIEILVKRSNDQRQQIKEAYQKANGKPLESALKSALKGDLEDVVLGLLKTPAQYDAQQLKMAMKGLGTDEDTLIEILASRNNRQILDIKKVYKEEFKKELEEDLRSDTSGDFRAALISLCKAARTEGVCEQLIDSDARALYEAGEGRKGKDCSVFIDILTSRSAIHLRQVFDRYKKYSKVDVAKAIDLELKGDIENCLTAVVKCAGSRPAFFAEKLYLAMKGKGTRKNILTRIMVSRSEIDMIRIKEEYQKNYGKTLYQEILDDTKGDYEKILLALCGSEN